In Symbiobacterium terraclitae, the following are encoded in one genomic region:
- a CDS encoding putative polysaccharide biosynthesis protein translates to MQQSRAEGFMRGALLLTAGSLISRVLGVFYRPVAQLALGEDGLAIVTPPNAPYMLILAVSSTGLNVAISRLVSERLAVGDLRGARRVVRLSTTILAISGIAFSLLFALAAPWMARVQGFPEATPGFLALAPAILLVTLEVALRGLYQGMQRMRPAAVTMVIEQAGRVVVGLLGVFLLTPVALNLGAAAFNAGNTVGVLLGVLYAAYIYLRERPMADWTTVAPGIESWEETDTWRLMRQILAIALPLSFLGAVLPLIQLADTSLITNRLISIGVDPAEAKRALSYITNASQLRDLPLIFAQALYVSLVPAVTESLALGRTEQARHRAAAAMRLTWLIGLPATAGLVVAAREAYGVLFRGPGYFVMAPLGWSTIFLMIQQTSSGILQGLGLIWLSVWNQLAGVAVKFVLTYWWTGIPALGANGAAWATTAGFLLAAGLNLAALRRKFGLGLGVRQNILRPLAASLAMAAALALASPLIRTAIPWTRLSGLVTIGFGALVYGVAILILGGVRQVDLELVPGLPPSSIRLLRRLRLLRDK, encoded by the coding sequence TTGCAGCAGTCCAGAGCAGAGGGATTCATGCGGGGGGCCCTGCTCCTCACGGCGGGCTCCCTGATATCCCGCGTACTAGGCGTATTCTACCGCCCCGTCGCCCAGCTGGCCCTGGGCGAGGACGGGCTGGCGATCGTGACGCCGCCCAACGCACCGTACATGCTGATCCTGGCCGTCTCCTCGACCGGCCTGAACGTCGCGATCTCCCGCCTGGTGTCGGAGCGGCTGGCGGTGGGAGACCTGAGGGGCGCGCGGCGGGTGGTGCGGCTCTCCACCACCATCCTCGCCATCAGCGGGATCGCCTTCAGCCTCCTGTTCGCCCTCGCGGCGCCGTGGATGGCCCGCGTGCAGGGGTTCCCCGAGGCGACCCCGGGCTTCCTGGCCCTTGCACCGGCGATCCTCCTGGTGACGCTGGAGGTCGCGCTGCGCGGCCTCTACCAGGGGATGCAGCGCATGCGGCCCGCCGCCGTCACCATGGTGATCGAGCAGGCCGGGCGGGTCGTGGTCGGCCTCCTCGGCGTCTTCCTGCTGACGCCCGTCGCCCTGAACCTGGGCGCCGCGGCCTTCAACGCCGGTAACACCGTCGGCGTCCTCCTCGGGGTGCTCTACGCTGCCTACATCTACCTGCGGGAGCGCCCCATGGCCGACTGGACGACGGTCGCCCCGGGGATCGAGTCGTGGGAGGAGACGGACACCTGGCGGCTGATGCGGCAGATCCTCGCCATCGCGCTGCCGCTCTCGTTCCTCGGGGCGGTGCTGCCCCTGATCCAGCTCGCCGACACGTCCCTGATCACCAACCGGCTGATCTCCATCGGGGTGGATCCCGCGGAGGCGAAGCGGGCCCTCAGCTACATCACCAACGCCTCGCAGCTGCGGGACCTTCCGCTGATCTTTGCCCAGGCGCTCTACGTCTCGCTGGTGCCCGCGGTCACCGAGTCGCTGGCCCTCGGCCGCACGGAGCAGGCCCGCCATAGGGCGGCGGCGGCGATGCGGCTCACCTGGCTGATCGGCCTGCCCGCCACCGCGGGGCTGGTGGTCGCCGCCCGGGAGGCTTACGGCGTGCTCTTCCGGGGGCCGGGGTACTTCGTCATGGCGCCGCTGGGCTGGTCGACGATCTTCCTCATGATCCAGCAGACCTCTTCGGGCATCCTACAGGGGCTGGGCCTGATCTGGCTGTCGGTGTGGAACCAGCTGGCTGGCGTCGCAGTCAAGTTCGTGCTGACCTACTGGTGGACAGGCATCCCGGCGCTGGGTGCCAACGGGGCCGCCTGGGCCACCACCGCGGGCTTCCTGCTCGCGGCGGGGCTCAACCTGGCGGCCCTGCGCCGCAAGTTCGGACTTGGGCTGGGGGTGCGGCAGAACATCCTCCGGCCGCTGGCGGCATCGCTGGCGATGGCTGCCGCGCTGGCGCTGGCCAGCCCGCTGATCCGCACGGCGATTCCGTGGACTCGCCTCTCGGGCCTGGTGACCATCGGCTTCGGCGCGCTCGTCTACGGCGTCGCGATCCTGATCCTGGGCGGCGTCCGGCAGGTCGACCTGGAGCTGGTGCCCGGCCTACCGCCCTCGTCCATCCGCCTGCTCAGGCGGCTGCGGCTACTGCGCGACAAGTGA
- a CDS encoding putative polysaccharide biosynthesis protein yields MHAGRGESFLRGALILTLSTLVARLLGLIYKPLVARIFAPFDGRGGAVGLALANVPFTTYMIILSFTSVGLNVGIARLVAERMAVGDPRGARSVFRASLALMTGLGLAGALAFFFGAPWIARAIAPDAAESAPGFRAMAPALLLTSMLAAYRGLYQGFQQMAPSGLSYVIEQVVRVACGLAFTWILVRVSLPMGAAGFNLGDVAGAAAALAYMLFLYLRNRRSIWHAEQAAAAGREAGEDRLQPGAARLYARIFAVAGPIAVIGAVAPLMMMADTFFVLRALAAAGVASLDAQEQYGLLANAHYVANLPAILSLAVYTAILPAITTEMAAGSRKAALRKARQAYRMTFLLGIPAQAGLWALATGVYRFIYGDPNGGPAMEAMAWAVFPIMLQQTTSGVLQGMGRIGLPVRNFVLGAAVKIVLTARWTGPYGIAGAAWATAIGFGVAALLNMVDVERLLGRTLQTRGMLWKPLAGALVMACALRALLPHLPEGNLALLGEIGAGAALYGLVLLLLRGVHREDVAAIPRIGPRLAGILGRARLLR; encoded by the coding sequence ATGCACGCAGGCAGGGGCGAATCCTTTCTCCGGGGCGCGCTGATCCTCACGCTTTCCACGCTGGTTGCCCGGCTGCTGGGACTCATCTACAAGCCGCTGGTCGCCCGGATCTTCGCGCCCTTCGACGGGCGGGGCGGCGCGGTGGGGCTCGCCCTGGCCAACGTGCCGTTCACCACCTACATGATCATCCTCTCGTTCACCTCGGTGGGCCTCAACGTCGGCATCGCCAGGCTCGTGGCCGAGCGGATGGCCGTGGGCGACCCGCGGGGCGCACGCAGCGTCTTCCGCGCCTCGCTGGCCCTGATGACGGGCCTGGGGCTCGCCGGAGCGCTGGCCTTCTTCTTCGGCGCGCCCTGGATCGCCCGGGCGATTGCGCCCGACGCGGCCGAGTCTGCGCCGGGCTTCCGCGCGATGGCGCCCGCCCTCTTGCTGACGTCGATGCTGGCCGCGTACCGCGGCCTGTACCAGGGGTTCCAGCAGATGGCGCCCAGCGGCCTGTCGTACGTCATCGAGCAGGTGGTGCGGGTCGCCTGCGGCCTGGCGTTCACCTGGATCCTGGTGCGGGTCTCGCTGCCCATGGGGGCCGCGGGGTTCAACCTGGGGGACGTGGCGGGTGCGGCCGCGGCGCTGGCCTATATGCTCTTCCTCTACCTGCGGAACCGGCGCTCCATCTGGCACGCGGAGCAGGCGGCGGCTGCCGGCCGGGAGGCCGGGGAGGACCGGCTGCAGCCGGGAGCAGCGCGGCTCTACGCCCGCATCTTCGCCGTGGCCGGCCCGATCGCGGTCATCGGCGCCGTGGCGCCCCTGATGATGATGGCAGACACGTTTTTCGTCCTGCGGGCGCTGGCGGCCGCCGGCGTCGCCAGCCTCGACGCGCAGGAGCAGTATGGCCTGCTCGCCAACGCGCACTACGTGGCGAACCTGCCGGCCATCCTGTCGCTGGCCGTCTACACCGCGATCCTCCCGGCCATCACCACGGAGATGGCCGCCGGGAGCCGCAAGGCGGCGCTGCGGAAGGCGCGGCAGGCCTACCGGATGACCTTCCTCCTGGGCATTCCCGCACAGGCGGGCCTCTGGGCGCTGGCCACGGGGGTCTACCGGTTCATCTACGGCGACCCCAACGGCGGGCCGGCCATGGAGGCCATGGCCTGGGCCGTCTTCCCGATCATGCTGCAGCAGACCACCTCCGGGGTGCTCCAGGGGATGGGGCGCATCGGGCTGCCGGTGCGAAACTTCGTTCTGGGCGCGGCGGTCAAAATTGTGCTGACCGCCCGGTGGACGGGCCCCTACGGCATCGCAGGGGCCGCATGGGCCACCGCCATCGGGTTCGGGGTGGCCGCGCTGCTGAACATGGTGGACGTGGAGCGGCTGCTCGGCCGGACGCTGCAGACCCGTGGTATGCTCTGGAAGCCGCTGGCCGGCGCCCTGGTGATGGCCTGCGCCCTGCGGGCCCTGCTCCCGCACCTGCCGGAGGGGAACCTCGCCCTGCTGGGCGAGATCGGTGCAGGGGCCGCGCTGTACGGCCTCGTCCTCCTCCTGCTGCGAGGTGTCCACCGGGAGGACGTGGCCGCGATCCCGCGCATCGGGCCGCGGCTGGCCGGGATCCTGGGGCGCGCGCGGCTTCTGCGGTAG
- the spoVT gene encoding stage V sporulation protein T: MKATGIVRRIDDLGRVVIPKEIRRTLRIREGDPLEIFVDRDGEVILKKYSPIGELGEFAKEYADSLYEAVGHTALIADRDTVIAVAGAPKKEFLNKPIGSLVERAMEDRRSITVTRAGEGKLRGSIIGDDEEENRFPVYVVAPIVAGGDPIGAVIICSREPDAVMTETEIKLAETAAGFLAKQMEQ; the protein is encoded by the coding sequence TTGAAGGCCACAGGCATAGTCAGACGCATTGACGACCTGGGCCGGGTTGTCATCCCCAAAGAGATCCGTAGAACCCTTCGGATCCGGGAGGGCGATCCCCTGGAGATCTTCGTCGACCGGGACGGCGAAGTGATCCTCAAAAAGTACTCGCCGATCGGGGAACTGGGGGAGTTCGCCAAGGAGTACGCCGACTCTCTCTACGAGGCCGTCGGGCATACTGCACTGATCGCCGACCGGGACACTGTGATTGCCGTAGCCGGAGCTCCCAAGAAGGAATTCCTCAACAAGCCCATCGGTTCGCTGGTGGAGCGGGCAATGGAAGACCGCCGCTCGATCACGGTGACCAGGGCGGGTGAAGGCAAGCTGCGCGGCTCCATCATCGGCGACGACGAGGAGGAGAACCGCTTCCCCGTGTACGTAGTCGCCCCCATCGTGGCTGGAGGTGACCCCATCGGGGCCGTGATCATCTGTTCACGGGAGCCTGATGCCGTGATGACCGAGACCGAGATCAAGCTGGCGGAGACCGCTGCCGGGTTTCTCGCTAAACAGATGGAGCAATAG
- the mfd gene encoding transcription-repair coupling factor produces the protein MPSETLLRLLQASPEFSSLYDGVRRGFAEQMVYGVAGSLKSALAAALRERTGRPVLVITATIQQAERFREDLLTWLPGREVALFPPIEYMPFEVVAHSPEVVGQRLAVLERLARGEDLIVVAPAAALYRSLTPHGVFQRALLTLSPGMRIERDDLLARLVRQGYERVDMVESKGHVAVRGEILDLFPLSADYPLRVAFWGDEIDEIRRFDPATQRTVERLDSVAVGPAREFILPEAGIDEAVERIRRDLAQTVARLRRIREREAQPAPGAVEAAEGDRAGEGAAKGGAKRRRTAAQRALLDTVDAAQKLEERVEGHLAKLEQQIYFSGLEQYARFFYDQMETLIDYFPEPPLIFVDEPARIRDASADLEARDADRQAAMLERGGLLPGQLGLYLNYHALFQRCRQGSAIYFSALGRGIPGIRPANEVGFTATAMQEFHGQWPLFAEELKRWKKQGYRVTVLASTPERQQRLRELMVEAEVESGAGAQGAEVAVPMPGAVWVGIGSLEGGFQWPGQRLVVVTDAEIHGRQRRRRRAGVVHGAGQAGAAGGRQAARIASYHDLQVGDYVVHATHGIGKYLGVRSETILGTTRDYLVIQYEGTDRLKIPTEQVDQIQKYIGAEGHEPRLNRLGGGEWARVKSRIKESIREMAAELLRLAAIRQSQPGTAFPPDSVWQREFEDAFPYEETPDQLTAIAEIKADMESPRPMDRLLLGDVGYGKTEVALRAAFKAASAGKQVAILVPTTILAQQHYATCKSRMEGFPLNLAVLNRFKSPKEQAEIIKGLADGRIDLVIGTHRLLSDDVKFKDLGLLIVDEEQRFGVAHKEKIKQLKANVDVLTLSATPIPRTLHMAMVGMRDMSVITTPPEDRYPVETFVAEYDDALVQDAIGRELARGGQVFFVHNRIQTLDKVAGRLHQLVPEARIAVAHGQMPEDRLEQILLDFMEGEYDVLVATTIIENGIDMPQVNTIIVDDADHMGLSQLYQLRGRVGRSNRLAYAYFLYKRDKVLTEASEKRLRAIKDFTELGSGFKIAMRDLEIRGAGNILGPEQHGFIVTVGFELYTQLLEEAVRELKGEPAPPVEVQANIELQVDAFISDQYIPDARQKIDAYKRITAIRSMADAEDVADELVDRFGSLPDPVKNLLDIARLKVHCARLGITAITQMRDRVTVKFQPAEAARFPFDRLAGLGRKAEFRGRVEIPRGLKPSSFVVNVRGLEPRSLLRTLLLLMEQLRELTLASVR, from the coding sequence ATGCCAAGTGAGACCTTGCTTCGGCTCCTCCAGGCTTCACCGGAGTTCAGTTCGCTCTACGACGGCGTGAGGCGCGGATTCGCAGAGCAGATGGTCTACGGTGTGGCCGGCTCGCTGAAGAGCGCCCTCGCAGCGGCCCTGCGGGAGAGGACCGGCAGGCCCGTGCTGGTGATCACGGCGACGATCCAGCAGGCCGAGCGCTTCCGCGAGGACCTGCTCACGTGGCTTCCCGGGCGGGAGGTGGCCCTTTTCCCGCCCATCGAGTACATGCCCTTCGAGGTGGTGGCCCACTCTCCGGAGGTGGTCGGTCAGCGGCTGGCGGTGCTGGAGCGGCTGGCGCGCGGCGAGGACCTGATCGTCGTGGCGCCTGCCGCCGCGCTCTACCGTAGCCTCACGCCCCACGGCGTCTTCCAGCGCGCGCTCCTCACCCTTTCCCCGGGGATGCGCATCGAGCGCGACGACCTGCTGGCGCGGCTGGTGCGGCAGGGGTACGAGCGGGTCGACATGGTGGAGTCCAAGGGGCACGTGGCCGTGCGCGGTGAGATCCTGGACCTCTTCCCGCTCTCGGCCGATTACCCCCTGCGCGTCGCGTTCTGGGGCGACGAGATCGACGAGATCCGCCGCTTTGACCCGGCCACGCAGCGGACGGTGGAGCGGCTGGATTCGGTCGCGGTGGGGCCCGCCAGGGAGTTCATCCTGCCTGAGGCGGGAATCGACGAGGCCGTCGAGCGGATCCGCCGCGACCTGGCGCAGACAGTGGCCCGCCTCCGGCGGATCCGGGAGCGCGAGGCGCAGCCCGCGCCCGGAGCGGTCGAGGCGGCGGAGGGCGACCGGGCCGGGGAGGGCGCCGCAAAGGGCGGGGCGAAGCGGCGGCGCACTGCCGCGCAGCGGGCGTTGCTGGACACGGTGGACGCCGCGCAGAAGCTGGAGGAGCGCGTGGAGGGGCACCTGGCCAAGCTGGAGCAGCAGATCTACTTCTCCGGGCTCGAGCAGTACGCCAGGTTCTTCTACGACCAGATGGAGACCCTGATCGACTACTTCCCCGAGCCGCCGCTGATCTTCGTCGACGAGCCGGCCCGCATCCGGGACGCCAGCGCGGACCTGGAGGCGCGCGACGCGGACAGGCAGGCGGCGATGCTGGAGCGGGGCGGCCTGCTGCCGGGCCAGCTGGGCCTCTACCTCAACTACCACGCGCTGTTCCAGCGGTGCCGCCAGGGCAGCGCCATCTACTTCAGCGCCCTCGGGCGGGGTATACCGGGCATCCGGCCGGCAAACGAGGTGGGCTTTACTGCGACGGCCATGCAGGAGTTCCACGGCCAGTGGCCGCTTTTCGCCGAGGAGCTGAAGCGCTGGAAGAAGCAGGGCTACCGGGTGACGGTGCTGGCGAGCACGCCGGAGCGGCAGCAGCGGCTCCGCGAGCTGATGGTGGAGGCAGAGGTCGAGAGCGGCGCCGGAGCCCAGGGGGCCGAGGTGGCCGTGCCGATGCCGGGCGCCGTCTGGGTGGGCATCGGGTCGCTGGAGGGAGGCTTCCAGTGGCCGGGCCAGCGCCTGGTGGTCGTGACGGACGCGGAGATTCACGGGCGCCAGCGCCGGCGGCGCCGCGCCGGCGTGGTGCACGGGGCCGGACAGGCCGGGGCCGCCGGCGGGCGGCAGGCGGCGCGCATCGCCAGCTACCACGACCTGCAGGTGGGCGACTACGTGGTGCACGCCACCCACGGCATCGGCAAGTACCTGGGGGTGCGCTCCGAGACCATCCTCGGCACCACCCGCGACTACCTGGTCATCCAGTACGAGGGCACGGACCGGCTCAAGATCCCCACCGAGCAGGTCGACCAGATCCAGAAATACATCGGCGCCGAGGGGCACGAGCCCAGGCTCAACCGGCTGGGCGGCGGCGAGTGGGCGAGGGTCAAGAGCCGCATCAAGGAGTCGATCCGGGAGATGGCGGCCGAGCTGCTCAGGCTGGCGGCCATCCGGCAGAGCCAGCCCGGCACGGCGTTCCCCCCGGACAGCGTCTGGCAGCGGGAGTTTGAGGATGCCTTCCCGTATGAGGAGACGCCGGATCAGCTCACGGCCATCGCCGAGATCAAAGCGGACATGGAGAGCCCCCGGCCGATGGACCGGCTGCTCCTGGGCGACGTGGGCTACGGCAAGACCGAGGTCGCCCTGCGGGCGGCCTTTAAGGCCGCGTCCGCCGGGAAGCAGGTGGCCATCCTCGTGCCCACGACGATCCTGGCCCAGCAGCACTACGCCACCTGCAAGAGCCGCATGGAGGGCTTCCCGCTCAACCTGGCCGTGCTCAACCGCTTCAAGAGCCCCAAGGAGCAGGCGGAGATCATCAAGGGCCTGGCGGACGGGCGGATCGATCTGGTGATCGGCACGCACCGGCTGCTGTCGGACGACGTGAAGTTCAAGGACCTGGGGCTGCTCATCGTGGACGAGGAGCAGCGGTTCGGCGTGGCGCACAAGGAGAAGATCAAGCAGCTCAAGGCCAACGTGGACGTGCTCACGCTCTCGGCGACGCCCATCCCCCGCACGCTGCACATGGCGATGGTGGGCATGCGGGACATGTCGGTGATTACCACGCCGCCGGAGGACCGGTACCCGGTGGAGACTTTCGTGGCCGAGTACGACGACGCCCTGGTGCAGGACGCCATCGGGCGGGAGCTGGCGCGGGGCGGGCAGGTCTTCTTCGTGCACAACCGCATCCAGACGCTGGACAAGGTGGCCGGCCGGCTGCACCAGCTGGTGCCCGAGGCGCGCATCGCCGTGGCGCACGGACAGATGCCCGAGGACCGGCTGGAGCAGATCCTCCTGGACTTCATGGAGGGCGAGTACGATGTGCTGGTGGCCACCACGATCATCGAGAACGGCATCGACATGCCGCAGGTGAACACGATCATCGTGGATGACGCCGACCACATGGGGCTGAGCCAGCTCTACCAGCTGCGAGGTCGGGTGGGGCGCTCCAACCGGCTGGCGTACGCCTACTTCCTCTACAAGCGGGACAAGGTGCTCACCGAGGCCTCGGAGAAGCGGCTGCGGGCGATCAAGGACTTCACGGAGCTGGGCTCGGGGTTCAAGATCGCCATGCGCGACCTGGAGATCCGCGGCGCGGGCAACATCCTGGGCCCCGAGCAGCACGGGTTCATCGTCACGGTCGGCTTCGAGCTGTACACGCAGCTCCTGGAGGAGGCGGTCCGCGAGCTCAAGGGCGAGCCGGCGCCGCCGGTGGAGGTGCAGGCCAACATCGAGCTGCAGGTCGACGCCTTCATCTCCGACCAGTACATCCCCGACGCCCGGCAGAAGATCGACGCCTACAAGCGGATCACCGCCATCCGCTCTATGGCCGACGCCGAGGACGTGGCCGACGAGCTCGTCGACCGGTTCGGCTCGCTCCCCGACCCCGTGAAGAACCTGCTGGACATCGCCCGGCTGAAGGTGCACTGCGCGCGCCTGGGCATCACCGCGATCACGCAGATGCGCGACCGCGTGACCGTGAAGTTCCAGCCCGCGGAGGCGGCCCGCTTCCCGTTCGACCGGCTGGCGGGGCTGGGCCGGAAGGCCGAGTTCCGGGGGCGCGTGGAGATCCCGCGCGGCCTGAAGCCCTCCAGCTTTGTCGTCAACGTGCGCGGGCTCGAGCCCCGCTCGCTGCTGCGCACCCTGTTGCTGCTCATGGAGCAGCTGCGTGAGCTGACCCTGGCCTCTGTCAGGTAG